From the genome of Streptomyces sp. NBC_00523:
CAGTGCGGCGTCATGGCACCGCCGCCCGGACCGGTGATGTTGGCACTCAGGTTGGACATGCGCACATCCGGCCCCAGGCAGGACTCCATGAGCGCGAGGGCGGTGGGGTGTTCGGCGAGCTTCAGGAACGACTCACCGCGGTTGAACAGCGCCCAGACGCGCTGGTTCGACCCGTCGGAATAGATGTGGTCGTTGTCGTCGGCCAAGTCCTTCGCCGCTTCCGCGTGAATTGTTTCGCGGAGCTCACCGACTTCTTCCTCGGACAGCGCACCGGCCAATCGTGCGCATCCGTATGCGCGTACGTGCTCGATGGCAGTGCCGAGGTCATCGGTTATGTCGGGCAGGGCAGGAATCAGATCGGCTGCGTCCGTCACTACATCCCCCTTGTGAGGTGACCAGATCTTCAGTCGGCAAACAGTGAAGCACACGAAGGCGTCTTCATGGCGGACGAAAAAATCTAATCAAAGCGACATAGAAGACATCTCGATCACCGTCCTGGCGGGTGCCGGGGGCATGTGCTCTGCGTTACACCTTTGATCCCACGACCTGTGGAACCGCTGGTAGTTGACGTGACGTCATGGGTGAAGGAGCGGGTGCGGCCCGCCCTCTCGGTCCGTCACGGAAGACGCTTGACGGTGCGATCTTGCTGGGTACTATCAATGCAGACACGGGGGAGGTGTCCGATCAATTGCATTCTGCAATAGTGCTTCGTTCGTCCGACGCCGTCGAATTCGTCAAGAACTGGCCCGCGGAGATCACCGCGACCGAGTTCTGCCGGCCCGAATGGGTCCTTTCCGCATGGAACAGCCTGCCCGAGCTCGGGAAGCCCGCCGTGGCCGTCGTCCGCGACGACGACGCCTGGGCCGCGGTGGCACTCACCGAAGCCGGTGAGCCGGGCGCGGGCACGCTCACCCTCGCCGGCCAACCGCTGGGGGACGAGCACGACCTGGTCCTCCACCGCCCTGATCAGGCAGGCGAGTTGGTCACCGCACTGGTGGGGCTGCTGGAGGACGTCGCCGCCGAGGTCGGCAAGAAGGTCACGCTCGACGCCCTGGCGCCGAACGGCCACCTGACCCGGGAACTGCGGCGGTCCCCGCAGTGGGCCCTGGAGACGGAGGCCGCGCCCGTCATCACGCCGGCACTGGCCCGCGTCAACGCCGCGAGACATGCACGAAGAAGGCGCTATCTGGGCGGCCGGGGGCCTCTCACCTTCGGTGTCGTCACCGGGGACGAATTGACGGTCGCCGAAGGCGAAAGGTTCCTGCGGACAAGATTCGAGAACTGGACCCGGCAGGGACGCATCGACCAGCTTCCCTCGGTCGAACGCCTCCCCGGATTTCCTCACTTCATGGGCACCATGATGTGCGGGCTGGCACAACGCAATATGGCCAGGCTATGGGTGCTCGAACTGAACGGCC
Proteins encoded in this window:
- a CDS encoding GNAT family N-acetyltransferase, translated to MLGTINADTGEVSDQLHSAIVLRSSDAVEFVKNWPAEITATEFCRPEWVLSAWNSLPELGKPAVAVVRDDDAWAAVALTEAGEPGAGTLTLAGQPLGDEHDLVLHRPDQAGELVTALVGLLEDVAAEVGKKVTLDALAPNGHLTRELRRSPQWALETEAAPVITPALARVNAARHARRRRYLGGRGPLTFGVVTGDELTVAEGERFLRTRFENWTRQGRIDQLPSVERLPGFPHFMGTMMCGLAQRNMARLWVLELNGLRIAEDLHVGPPEDPLLYMRSYSTDFRKYSPGRILLEETLGQLTARDCARLRTGRGDELYKLDAGAGQECVLRAEFAPK
- a CDS encoding phytanoyl-CoA dioxygenase family protein, which produces MCFTVCRLKIWSPHKGDVVTDAADLIPALPDITDDLGTAIEHVRAYGCARLAGALSEEEVGELRETIHAEAAKDLADDNDHIYSDGSNQRVWALFNRGESFLKLAEHPTALALMESCLGPDVRMSNLSANITGPGGGAMTPHWDQDWAARPWPQALAAHVIWMVDEFTEENGATLVAPGSHLLDGPPPEGSMVPATGPAGTALVIDGRIWHGTGANRSAGSPRTGVLAYYCRPYIRQQENFQLSMAPSVLESLSPARRDFYGFGFYEYLNMISGPPRDLDRY